The Mustela nigripes isolate SB6536 chromosome 8, MUSNIG.SB6536, whole genome shotgun sequence DNA segment ACTTACCTGCTCAGTATGTTCTATAAATACAAGACCTCTTCCTTTAAAGTAGCTTGGTTCCGGGGCACCTgcgcggctcagtgggttaaagcctctgctcaggtcatggtctcagggtcctaggatcgagccctgcatggggctctctgcgcagtggggagcctgcttcctcctctctctctgcctgactctctgcctacttgtgatctatgtctgtcaaataaataaataaaatctttaaaaaaaaataaagtagcttGGTTCCCCTGCAAAATTCAAACTTGTCCTTCTAATGCCTGTCTTCCTTAGAGCAGCCCGACTCTAATTTTAAGCACTGAAGTTGGGATAGACCCCTAGCTATCTTCATGCCCCTGATGTCACAGAAGCAGCTTGCCCTGCAGGAGAAGACCCTGACTAGAATCCGGAAGCTGCAGGGTGCCCCTGGCCTGTGTGCTTGCCAGGCCCTTCCACTCAAGGGTCTCAGCCCTGTCCTCTGTAAGGAGAAGGCTCTGAGCTACCTGACGTAAGGCAGCCACCCACCCAGCACTCTCGGAGCATGCGCAATACAACTGAAGCGAGACCCAGTCTGCCAGAGCATCCCCGTGTGGTGGGGAACAGCCAGGCTGAAGTGCTGATAGCCAGGAGGCCCAGAAAAGGCCCCCACGTTCAGCcctcagggagggcttcctggaggaagtgacccCTTGGATTGGGTTTGAAGCTGGTCCAGCAGAGCACGTTCTAAGGCCCTCAAGGTCCCCAGAGTCGGAGGCTGCTGGTTGTGGGGTGTACAGGCATGCTGGCACCAGGCTCTACCCTAGCTGACCCTGCCATCTCTGCCCACaggctcctgctgctgcttcagAGCTGCACGAGCTACTTGGAGAACCTCAGTTCAGAGCAGACAGTGCCTGCTACCAGGGCTGTGGGGCCCTGCATGTCTGTGGGGCTCACGGTGCGACGCTTCTGGAACAGCCTGTTGAGGCTGCGCATGATCTACCAGCAGGCAGCCCCCCAGGTGGGTTAGTCACCCTCACACCTGTCTACCCTGCCCCAGTCCCAGCCTTGTGGCACACCATGTGGGCAAACCACCCAAATTCCTGAAGGAGATGGTGTCACTGTCTGGGCTCACACCACTCAGAGGAGATGGTGTCCCCTCCAGAGGCAGGCCTCGAGGGATCATGTCTGGGCTCCCAGGGTCTGCTGTTTATGCTGAGCCTACCCTGAgtctcagtttgttcatctgtacAGTGGGAATAATAACAGTCTCTCCATCTCGGGGCATTGTTGGGTGATACTGTTAATGTTCGCCCCATTCGTTATGGCTTCTCCTATAATTTTCACAAATTCCTGTGAGAATGATCACCATCACCATATCGGGGAGGAATGGAAAACTGAGAGCAGCTATGGTGACACGAGAACAAGCAGGTCCACTGGGCAAAATCTCCGGAACCAGCAGCTGTGGCTTCACTGTTAGACTCCTTGTCCCATGCACAGAACGGCACAGAGCCTGGGGGTTAGGGGGAACAACAGAGAGTTGGCCCAGGCTTGGTAATTTGAGGCAGTGAAGAAAGAAGGTTCTCTCTCCTACTCACGTTGGTGTCAGATATCTAATATCTAAGGGTCTGAACATCAGAAGAGGCTGTACAGAATACTCACCAGGAAACTGATCCCCTCCTGGGTCTGTCTCCTCCAtctgctttccctttcttttcctgaccACAGAAAAGAGTAAACCAAGGGGAGAACCTCACCTCCAAGCCCACCGCCAAGggcgagccagccaggagccctgagcTTGTGACTTCCAAGTTCCTCAAGCCCCCCTCCCCAACGCCACACTTGTCCCAGACCTGCCAAGAGCCGGAGAGCCTCCCCATCAGAGTCTTCCCACAGTGTCCAGCCAGCACTGCCAAGAACAGCAGGAGTATTCACTCCCAGACGGTGGAGACAGCCCTTGTGCCCTGTGATGCATGCACCAGTGTCCAAAGCAGCCTGCGGGAGGTGGGTAAGGCGGTCATCAGCCTGTGTCAGAGCCAGAACCTGCCCTCGTCCTTAGGCCAGTTCCAGCAGCTGGTGCGGGACAGCATGGGCCTCAGGCCGCTGCCAGCCGCCACCATGGGCCACTGGGCAGCCGAGCAGAGCAAAGACCTGACACGCCTCACTAAGCACATGGGGGCCCTCACTCAGCTCGTCGGGCCGCTCAGAGCCCAGCTGGAGGAGGCcgagggacagaaggaaggactGCAAAAGCAGGTGGGCCAGCTGGAGCAGGCACtgcagcaggagcagggggagcggcagcgACAGGCGGACGAGGCCACACagcaactggcagaatgggagtgCCACAGGCAGCAGCTGCTCACAGGTCTGTGCTGGGAAGCGGGGCCCTGAGCCCTGGGGCTCTGCCGCTGCCTTAGCACAGGCTCACTGGGAGGCAGACCCCGTTATAGGGCTGCAGGGACACGTCCGCTGGGGTGAAGAAACCCAGGCTGGGGAGTGGGGTCAGAGGATGGGCAGCTCTCCAATCTGGTTACCCTGCAGGCGGCCGGAGCTTCATCCCACCTGGGGAGCACTGGAGCTGGTGGTGTGGAATGCGTGCCTCAGAGTTGTCCCCTCAGAGGGCAAGGGGGCCGGGGCGTTCATCTCCTCACTCCCATGTGTCCCCAAAGGGGACTCCCTGGGGGAGCTGCTCTCTGGCTTCCATGAAAGCCaccagacagagagacagctaaGGCACTCACTAGGAGCAGGCCAGGGCCCACTGAGGTTGGGAGGCCAGCGGGATTTAGGCAGATCACTGTCCTTTCTGAGCCTGTCACCTCTGTAGAGGACACAGAGGCCCAGAGCAGTGCAGAGACCTGGCAGCCAGCCAATAGGAAACAGGAGGAAGAGGGGTCCAGGCCTCCCGGCCTCTCTGCAGAGCTCCAGTTGGCCCAGGCAGCCCCTCCATACAGCACTGCCTGTCATGACGCTGCAGGGTGCACTGGGCCTGAAGGCCCTGGCCAGGCCCAtcggaatctctctctctctctctttctctctctctcaaccgcTGTAGAAACAAGTGACCTCAAGACGAAGGTGGCCACCCTAGAGGGGGAGCTGAAGCAGCAACAGGAGGCCATGCAGGCCTTGGGTGAGGAGCCCCCTTGTATGGCCCTGTACCCCATGTCCTGTGCCCAGTGGTGCTGCTAGATGAGCGGTACTGTCTCTGTCCCTGGGCTTCTAGGAGCCCCAGGGATGGGCCCACCTGGCCACACTGAGTTGGGCTgccaccacctcccacccagaGAGCACCTTCTGTTTTCACAGAAGGGTTCAGAGCAGCATTTTctgggacactgaggcccagagacaggcTGTGACCCCTTCCGCCCCACCTCAGGTCCCATCATGGGTCAGGGGCAGTGCGGAGACTCGCACCCAGGCTTCTCTggctctacccctccccactcaaTCCTGCAGAGACGAAGGCACGGCAGTTTCAGGAGGAGGCTGAGCGCAGGGCAGAGGCCGAGAGGCAGGTGCAGCAGCTGGAGGATCAGGTGCAGCTGCTGGCCGGGCGGCTGGATGGGGCCAGCCAGCAGATCCGCTGGGCCAGCACCGAGCTGGACAAGGAGAAGGCCCGTGTTGACAGCATGGTCCGCCACCAGGAGGTGAGGATCGAGGGGTGTCTGTGACATAGGCTGCAGGAAGAGAGAGCCCCACTGGTTAGGGGGGTACCTGCCCAGCAACACACAGACCCAGGCTTTTGTTTGATCTTTATCAAGAACCTGAGCCTTCCCCTGGGCCCCCGGCACTGGGGAAACAGCGATCCAGGGACAGATGCAGCCAAAGGTGGCCTTGCTCTGGAGGAGCTCCCCGCCCAGCGAGGACAAACAGCTGGGTCACCACAGCTCTGCTGCCAGATGGCTAGGAGGTGCAGGGAAAGTGCTACAGGTGTCCACAGAGGGACAGTCACATCTGTGGGAATCCAGGATGGCTTCTGGGAAGGAATGGCCTT contains these protein-coding regions:
- the CCDC157 gene encoding coiled-coil domain-containing protein 157 isoform X1, which codes for MAHLLGSQSCMDSLRKDLTDLQGAIVDVFSRAGPVRFPSWKFPDRVACDLDMVALLEHYDHVPGDPEFTQLSHAVLLELVIDRLLLLLQSCTSYLENLSSEQTVPATRAVGPCMSVGLTVRRFWNSLLRLRMIYQQAAPQKRVNQGENLTSKPTAKGEPARSPELVTSKFLKPPSPTPHLSQTCQEPESLPIRVFPQCPASTAKNSRSIHSQTVETALVPCDACTSVQSSLREVGKAVISLCQSQNLPSSLGQFQQLVRDSMGLRPLPAATMGHWAAEQSKDLTRLTKHMGALTQLVGPLRAQLEEAEGQKEGLQKQVGQLEQALQQEQGERQRQADEATQQLAEWECHRQQLLTETSDLKTKVATLEGELKQQQEAMQALETKARQFQEEAERRAEAERQVQQLEDQVQLLAGRLDGASQQIRWASTELDKEKARVDSMVRHQESLQSKQRALLQQLDNLDQEREELRGSLDEAEAQRAQVEEQLQSLQSEREQGQSQLLAQQELLQSLQQENQGLEQATTDLRLTISELERELTELRERERLLVAFPDLHRPIEAQIPSSSNVTDDMERQIQANDIRIQVLQEENGRLQSMLSKIREVAQQGSLKLIPQDQLWAPPSKGIQGTVPPAQAQNASPGLLGRRHLPSSRTASVGRTLPCQLRESPPQQSCGRPGRSSLEDMTHSTNCAQNPIRALARLRRRLSPGQSQASPAYQPQERPM
- the CCDC157 gene encoding coiled-coil domain-containing protein 157 isoform X2; this translates as MAHLLGSQSCMDSLRKDLTDLQGAIVDVFSRAGPVRFPSWKFPDRVACDLDMVALLEHYDHVPGDPEFTQLSHAVLLELVIDRLLLLLQSCTSYLENLSSEQTVPATRAVGPCMSVGLTVRRFWNSLLRLRMIYQQAAPQKRVNQGENLTSKPTAKGEPARSPELVTSKFLKPPSPTPHLSQTCQEPESLPIRVFPQCPASTAKNSRSIHSQTVETALVPCDACTSVQSSLREVGKAVISLCQSQNLPSSLGQFQQLVRDSMGLRPLPAATMGHWAAEQSKDLTRLTKHMGALTQLVGPLRAQLEEAEGQKEGLQKQVGQLEQALQQEQGERQRQADEATQQLAEWECHRQQLLTETSDLKTKVATLEGELKQQQEAMQALETKARQFQEEAERRAEAERQVQQLEDQVQLLAGRLDGASQQIRWASTELDKEKARVDSMVRHQESLQSKQRALLQQLDNLDQEREELRGSLDEAEAQRAQVEEQLQSLQSEREQGQSQLLAQQELLQSLQQENQGLEQATTDLRLTISELERELTELRERERLLVAFPDLHRPIEAQIPSRGPEAPAMLLMTWRGRYRPTTSASRSCRRRMGGSSLCCPKSGR